One genomic segment of bacterium includes these proteins:
- the scpB gene encoding SMC-Scp complex subunit ScpB, with amino-acid sequence MAKTARRKGYAELTAQDLKPHVEAALFATNKPLSLDELVELTGEGKRKLQNAVNFLIADYESREDSALEIDQSEAGWMLAVKARYSKVVEQIVPMELSQGALRTLSLVAAKQPILQTDLIQLRGSSAYDHLKELLEQGLIEKIPQGRSFNLKTTPRFAEYFKLDKELVANHLTNLKPEDLGLES; translated from the coding sequence ATGGCCAAGACCGCGCGGCGTAAAGGCTACGCCGAGCTCACCGCTCAAGACCTCAAGCCCCACGTCGAAGCCGCCCTCTTCGCGACCAACAAGCCCCTCTCGCTGGACGAGCTGGTGGAGCTGACGGGCGAGGGCAAGCGCAAGCTGCAGAACGCGGTGAACTTCCTGATCGCCGACTACGAGAGCCGCGAGGACTCCGCCCTCGAGATCGACCAGTCCGAAGCCGGCTGGATGCTCGCGGTCAAGGCGCGCTACTCCAAGGTGGTCGAGCAGATCGTGCCCATGGAGCTCAGCCAGGGCGCGCTCAGGACCCTGTCCCTGGTCGCCGCCAAGCAGCCGATCCTCCAGACGGACCTGATCCAGCTGCGAGGCTCCAGTGCCTACGACCACCTCAAGGAGCTGCTGGAGCAGGGCCTGATCGAGAAGATCCCCCAGGGCCGCTCCTTCAACCTCAAGACCACCCCACGCTTCGCCGAGTACTTCAAGCTCGACAAGGAGCTCGTGGCCAATCACCTGACCAACCTGAAGCCCGAAGACCTCGGACTCGAAAGCTAA
- a CDS encoding segregation/condensation protein A has product MELEDTNQPEVTPFDIVTSNNKGIEILVDLAKSGQIDPWHIDVVDVTDKYLKTLDVTKETDLRLSGRALFYAAVLLRLKSEALEEEEEVEDLFGDDTVDYEDDGDQLVVRAPINILDRAIARRNSAKQPRKRATTLVELIAELQRLEALEREGALQNDNAMRRSRATPEEHRQNVINMTHEEDVEGDIEHLTTLLSEWLADSGILTLAGVLDQCPDPRGAFLALLFLDSRGKITLHQDDFYQEVTIHPEETVSHGQDRAA; this is encoded by the coding sequence ATGGAGCTAGAGGATACGAATCAGCCCGAGGTCACTCCCTTTGACATCGTCACGTCGAACAACAAGGGGATCGAGATCCTGGTCGATCTCGCCAAGTCCGGCCAGATCGACCCCTGGCACATCGACGTGGTCGACGTGACCGACAAGTACCTCAAGACCCTCGACGTGACCAAGGAGACGGACCTGCGCCTCTCGGGCCGGGCCCTCTTCTACGCGGCGGTCCTCCTGCGCCTCAAGAGCGAAGCCCTAGAGGAGGAAGAGGAGGTCGAGGACCTCTTCGGCGACGATACGGTGGACTACGAGGACGACGGCGACCAGCTGGTCGTCCGGGCTCCGATCAACATCCTGGACCGGGCGATCGCCCGCCGCAACAGCGCCAAGCAGCCCCGCAAGCGCGCCACCACCCTGGTCGAGCTGATCGCCGAGCTGCAGCGCCTGGAAGCCCTGGAGCGCGAGGGCGCCCTCCAGAACGACAACGCCATGCGGCGCAGCCGGGCGACCCCCGAGGAGCACCGCCAGAACGTCATCAACATGACCCACGAAGAGGACGTGGAGGGCGACATCGAGCACCTCACGACCCTCCTGAGCGAGTGGCTCGCCGACAGCGGCATCCTCACCCTCGCGGGCGTGCTCGATCAATGCCCCGATCCGCGTGGTGCCTTCTTGGCGCTGCTCTTCCTCGATTCGCGTGGTAAGATCACGCTCCACCAAGACGATTTCTATCAGGAAGTCACGATCCATCCGGAGGAGACAGTCTCCCATGGCCAAGACCGCGCGGCGTAA
- a CDS encoding YkgJ family cysteine cluster protein, producing MAARVDASPHGCQTDGMDAANLTTVIRQSRQLLAQVNNVGESGQWDDLYTVLDYLSFAFSQAYPTLPCKAGCSHCCEEILFRVSAPEWQAIARHLDATLTPEARVAVQEQVRVAYEPHRAQLEALAAFWADSDFGEQGAPHEGLPVRCAFLDGEGRCGVYEVRPVVCRAYGSFGVTLAKQPTMLICQTFGPGFIEELTVLGSETLTMAPVEPFYQRLKELAPDAEVAPMPLWLLRWAA from the coding sequence ATGGCGGCCCGCGTTGACGCCTCGCCCCATGGCTGCCAGACTGACGGGATGGACGCCGCGAACCTGACAACCGTCATCCGCCAGAGCCGGCAACTGCTCGCCCAGGTCAACAACGTGGGCGAGAGCGGCCAGTGGGACGACCTTTACACGGTTCTAGACTACCTCTCCTTCGCCTTCTCCCAGGCGTACCCGACCCTGCCCTGCAAGGCGGGCTGCAGCCATTGCTGCGAGGAGATCCTTTTTCGGGTGTCGGCGCCGGAGTGGCAGGCGATCGCGCGCCACCTGGATGCGACCCTGACCCCCGAGGCCCGGGTCGCTGTCCAGGAGCAGGTCCGCGTCGCGTACGAGCCTCATCGCGCCCAGCTGGAGGCATTGGCCGCCTTCTGGGCCGATTCGGATTTCGGCGAGCAGGGTGCTCCGCACGAGGGGCTACCGGTACGCTGTGCCTTCCTCGACGGGGAGGGCAGGTGCGGGGTGTACGAGGTGAGGCCGGTGGTCTGCCGTGCCTATGGAAGCTTCGGGGTGACCCTTGCCAAGCAACCGACCATGCTGATCTGCCAGACATTCGGCCCGGGCTTCATCGAGGAGCTGACGGTACTCGGGAGCGAGACTCTGACCATGGCGCCGGTCGAGCCGTTCTACCAGCGCCTGAAGGAGCTTGCGCCCGATGCCGAGGTGGCGCCGATGCCGCTGTGGTTGCTGCGCTGGGCCGCATAA
- the aroE gene encoding shikimate dehydrogenase, producing the protein MPDPHPFLLGLIGHPLGHTLSPRLHRAALAHAGLDGVYLPLPTTSEHVADAVKAMRAWRIRGLNVTIPHKEAVIPFLDGLTPRASRVGAVNTLFWEGDRLVGDNTDTAGFAALIEGIPVEDRQVLVLGAGGSARAVADVLGAQGAAEVCFVVRRAGAAGELVESFGKAFPKTRYRECAWEAVAEPLREASLLVNTTPVGMHPEGDRSPLSAEQVALLPAHAAVVDLIYRPATTRLLAEAHARGLTARNGLVMLMAQAAEAFERWTGERVPLPVWEGALDSASSEA; encoded by the coding sequence ATGCCTGATCCCCATCCCTTCCTGCTGGGTCTGATCGGCCACCCTCTGGGCCACACCCTCTCGCCGCGCCTGCACCGGGCGGCCCTCGCCCATGCGGGGCTCGATGGGGTCTACCTGCCCCTGCCGACGACGAGCGAGCACGTGGCCGATGCCGTGAAGGCCATGCGGGCATGGCGGATCCGGGGGCTCAACGTCACCATCCCCCACAAGGAGGCGGTGATTCCCTTCCTCGACGGCCTCACCCCGCGCGCTTCGCGGGTGGGGGCGGTCAACACCCTCTTCTGGGAGGGGGATCGCCTCGTGGGCGACAACACCGACACGGCGGGCTTCGCGGCCCTGATCGAAGGGATCCCCGTCGAGGACCGGCAGGTGCTGGTGCTGGGGGCGGGGGGCTCGGCCCGCGCGGTCGCGGACGTCCTCGGCGCGCAGGGCGCGGCTGAGGTCTGCTTTGTGGTCCGCCGAGCAGGAGCTGCAGGCGAGCTGGTGGAGAGCTTCGGGAAGGCCTTTCCAAAGACCCGCTACCGCGAGTGCGCCTGGGAGGCTGTCGCCGAGCCTCTGCGCGAGGCTTCGCTCTTGGTCAACACCACCCCCGTGGGCATGCACCCCGAGGGCGATCGCAGCCCCCTGAGCGCCGAGCAGGTCGCGCTCCTGCCCGCGCACGCGGCGGTGGTCGATCTGATCTATCGCCCCGCGACGACGCGTCTACTGGCGGAGGCCCATGCCCGGGGCCTCACGGCGCGCAACGGCCTGGTCATGCTCATGGCCCAGGCGGCGGAGGCTTTCGAGCGCTGGACCGGCGAGCGCGTTCCCCTGCCGGTCTGGGAAGGGGCGCTGGATAGCGCCTCCTCGGAGGCCTAG
- the hemC gene encoding hydroxymethylbilane synthase — protein MQGRRIKVGTRGSALALWQANWVIRRLCEVAPEVSCDIEIIRTEGDRRQDVPLAAVGLQGVFVAELEAALSEGKVDIAVHSGKDMPSSVPDHLMLGAFMPREDAHDVIVSLKHGSIHDLPDGARIGTGSIRRVSQLKHHNPTWRFEDLRGNLDTRLAKLEHQDLDAIVLAAAGLIRLGWEERITARIPMGVCLPAVSQGAVAVELRADDAELAALVARLDDASTRAAVVAERALLRTMQGGCQAPIGAHGRLFGDHLQLEGVVAAPDGSRLIRRTMEGPMAKAEALGEALGRELMELGGRELLAMRSL, from the coding sequence ATGCAAGGTCGTCGAATCAAGGTAGGGACCCGGGGGAGCGCGCTCGCGCTCTGGCAAGCGAACTGGGTCATCCGTCGCCTCTGCGAGGTGGCTCCGGAGGTCTCGTGCGATATCGAGATCATCCGCACCGAGGGCGATCGCCGCCAGGACGTGCCGCTCGCGGCCGTGGGCTTGCAGGGGGTCTTCGTGGCGGAGCTGGAAGCGGCTCTTTCCGAGGGCAAGGTCGACATCGCCGTCCACTCGGGCAAGGACATGCCGAGCTCGGTGCCCGACCACCTCATGCTCGGGGCCTTCATGCCCCGCGAGGATGCCCACGACGTGATCGTGTCCTTGAAACACGGCTCGATCCACGACCTGCCCGATGGCGCCCGCATCGGCACGGGCAGCATCCGGCGCGTGTCCCAGCTCAAGCACCACAATCCCACCTGGCGCTTCGAGGACCTGCGGGGCAACCTGGACACCCGACTCGCCAAGCTGGAGCACCAGGACTTGGATGCGATCGTGCTGGCGGCGGCGGGCTTGATCCGCCTCGGCTGGGAGGAGCGCATCACCGCCCGTATCCCCATGGGTGTCTGCTTGCCGGCGGTCTCGCAGGGGGCGGTAGCCGTCGAGCTGCGCGCGGATGACGCCGAGCTCGCCGCACTGGTCGCTCGCCTGGACGATGCGTCCACCCGCGCGGCGGTGGTGGCCGAGCGCGCTCTGCTCCGCACCATGCAGGGTGGCTGCCAGGCTCCCATCGGGGCCCATGGCCGTCTCTTTGGGGATCATCTACAGCTGGAGGGCGTGGTGGCGGCTCCGGACGGCTCGCGCCTCATCCGCCGCACCATGGAAGGCCCCATGGCCAAGGCCGAGGCGCTGGGCGAAGCCCTGGGCCGGGAGCTGATGGAGCTTGGCGGGCGCGAGTTGCTCGCCATGCGCTCGCTCTAA
- a CDS encoding uroporphyrinogen-III synthase, giving the protein MKPLAGRRVLVTRPREQADELVVGLEALGAEVRVMPTIAIAPPEDWSALDAALERLETYDWATFTSVNTAQAFFGRLRERGKEALPASLRLAAVGDRTAEAMAAEGHPAHLVAKVATAVGLAAAMRAEEDLHGKRVLFPRGDRARETLTVLLREAGAQVEDPVVYRTLAGMDGASIEALRELLAKDAPDWIALTSPSTWVELLAAIAPEQVPSKVRLAAIGPSTAKAIRESGYDVGCEAQEPGLPGLIEAIAQAV; this is encoded by the coding sequence GTGAAACCCCTTGCTGGTCGCCGGGTCCTGGTGACCCGGCCCCGAGAGCAGGCGGACGAGCTCGTCGTGGGCCTCGAGGCCCTGGGGGCCGAGGTGCGGGTGATGCCGACCATCGCGATCGCCCCGCCCGAGGACTGGAGCGCGCTCGATGCGGCGCTCGAACGGCTTGAGACCTACGACTGGGCGACCTTCACCAGCGTGAACACGGCGCAGGCTTTCTTCGGGCGCTTGCGCGAACGCGGCAAGGAGGCCTTGCCCGCGTCGCTGCGCCTGGCGGCGGTGGGCGATCGCACGGCCGAGGCCATGGCGGCCGAGGGCCATCCGGCGCACCTGGTGGCGAAGGTGGCGACCGCCGTGGGCCTCGCGGCGGCCATGCGCGCCGAGGAGGACCTGCACGGCAAGCGAGTGCTCTTCCCGCGGGGCGATCGCGCCCGGGAGACGCTCACGGTCCTGTTGCGCGAGGCTGGGGCCCAGGTGGAGGATCCGGTCGTGTACCGGACGCTCGCTGGGATGGATGGGGCCTCGATCGAGGCCCTGCGCGAGCTCCTCGCCAAGGACGCGCCCGATTGGATCGCCCTGACCAGCCCTTCGACCTGGGTCGAGTTGCTCGCGGCGATCGCGCCCGAGCAGGTGCCCTCGAAGGTGCGGCTCGCGGCGATCGGGCCCTCGACGGCGAAGGCGATCCGCGAGAGCGGGTACGACGTCGGCTGCGAAGCCCAGGAGCCGGGCCTGCCGGGCTTGATCGAGGCGATCGCCCAGGCGGTTTGA
- the smc gene encoding chromosome segregation protein SMC, producing MRIKEIEIDNFKSFGKPTKIPFLAGFTAISGPNGSGKSNIIDSVLFCLGLSNSRTMRAEKLTDLININNSRREAKVTIRFGGETEAEVIEVARRLRESDNGYQSTYYLNGKACTLTELHDTLAMHNVSPNGYNVVMQGDVTRIVTMTPTERRKIIDEIAGVAEFDNRVNLATKELDKVNEQEDKSALILGEIAERLVQLQSERDHALKYQTIRAERDRLEALTKLSIAWDMRQKIAGLLDVVSAADERQGTIQATIDEAKAVVAARQAEYAELSSQIQQKGEDELLSLQAQLEETKGQIERERSGREYLHQQKFEQERLNLRDLENVERHRAKLEDLAHRQTEANERKQRHQEDLSGAQKTWQEAHEELSALYATNEDTAKKGTELRRELNEVKDKYNELWREKVRIEDTSHRSGDKLEAWKTELETHREAIKGLEKEAGELTAEVADYQESIQDYEKERAHIASRYAQAQASVEQLSHATDKARDAYFRADATFKAAGEGSFGRAVEAVLSAGLRGVHGTLAQLGEVDPQYTQALEIAAGAKLRNVVVDDDSVASRGIEILKSNRAGRATFLPLNKLNPPRRLVPTGEPGFIGYAVNLVKFDAKYAAAFHFAFGETLVVRDMASARPHIGRFRMVTLEGDLLERSGAMTGGSDGKGSGLRFTASLAKDLEEAKRAFDAAVSKLAHQKAVMEAIAQDAEKAKEQQRHWQDQIRGKQFELQDRTRRLQTLRDQILALESQITIEESESEGIEERLEKLQEQLFVIEDRQNQLELEISDIDELLDNERVAELSSLVNSHDFNVKRLEGLINNCEHELKGIQLEVTSSTEAIQQVQAEVDRRKEEFVTIDQKIANSEETLKACQDKLSALERQRDALRDRIGSLQLERERKAEEVRVAERKVSDRERELERLLEGVAATREQIATLQPQLQAMEDDLWLNGIEPPKEPPAEQSTEELKRQIVRLEGRMRDMEPVNMLAIESFDREAARQADLQEKVAKLREERLTILTRIEEIAAQKKASFMKAYDQMATNFSEIFAELAAGTGHLHLENPEDPFDGGLIIRAQPKDKKMQRLEAMSGGEKSLTALAFLFSFQRYMPAPFYAFDEVDAALDGVNAERLAIMIQKQTTHAQCIVISHRRPMLERSDQTIGISARTDGATRVLGVKWS from the coding sequence ATGCGCATCAAAGAAATCGAGATCGACAACTTCAAGAGCTTCGGCAAGCCCACCAAGATCCCGTTCTTGGCGGGCTTCACGGCCATCAGCGGCCCCAACGGCTCAGGCAAGAGCAACATCATCGACTCGGTCCTGTTCTGCCTGGGTCTCTCCAACTCGCGCACCATGCGCGCCGAGAAGCTCACCGACCTCATCAACATCAACAACAGCCGCCGCGAGGCCAAGGTCACCATCCGCTTCGGCGGCGAGACCGAAGCCGAGGTGATCGAGGTCGCCCGCCGCCTGCGCGAGAGCGACAACGGCTACCAGAGCACCTACTACCTCAACGGCAAGGCCTGCACCCTCACCGAGCTGCACGACACGCTCGCCATGCACAACGTCAGCCCCAACGGCTACAACGTCGTCATGCAGGGGGACGTCACCCGCATCGTGACCATGACCCCCACCGAGCGCCGCAAGATCATCGACGAGATCGCGGGCGTGGCCGAGTTCGATAACCGCGTCAACCTCGCCACCAAGGAGCTCGACAAGGTCAACGAGCAAGAGGACAAGAGCGCCCTCATCCTGGGCGAGATCGCCGAGCGCCTGGTCCAGCTCCAGAGCGAGCGCGACCACGCCCTCAAGTACCAGACCATCCGCGCCGAGCGCGATCGCCTCGAAGCCCTCACCAAGCTCTCGATCGCCTGGGACATGCGCCAGAAGATCGCGGGCCTGCTCGACGTGGTCTCCGCCGCCGACGAGCGCCAGGGCACCATCCAGGCCACCATCGACGAGGCCAAGGCCGTGGTCGCCGCCCGCCAGGCCGAATACGCCGAGCTCTCCTCCCAGATCCAGCAGAAGGGCGAAGACGAGCTGCTCAGCCTGCAGGCCCAGCTCGAAGAGACCAAGGGCCAGATCGAGCGCGAGCGCAGCGGCCGCGAGTACCTCCACCAGCAGAAGTTCGAGCAGGAGCGCCTCAACCTCCGCGACCTCGAAAATGTCGAGCGCCACCGCGCCAAGCTCGAGGATCTCGCCCACCGGCAGACCGAAGCCAACGAGCGCAAGCAGCGCCACCAGGAGGACCTGAGCGGCGCCCAGAAGACCTGGCAAGAGGCCCACGAAGAGCTCTCCGCCCTCTACGCGACCAACGAGGACACCGCCAAGAAGGGCACCGAGCTGCGCCGCGAGCTCAACGAGGTCAAGGACAAGTACAACGAGCTGTGGCGCGAGAAGGTCCGCATCGAGGACACCAGCCACCGCTCGGGCGATAAGCTTGAAGCCTGGAAGACCGAGCTCGAGACCCACCGCGAGGCGATCAAGGGCCTCGAAAAGGAAGCCGGCGAGCTTACTGCCGAGGTCGCCGACTACCAAGAGAGCATCCAGGACTACGAGAAGGAGCGCGCCCACATCGCGAGCCGCTACGCCCAGGCCCAGGCCTCGGTCGAGCAGCTGAGCCATGCCACCGACAAGGCCCGTGATGCCTACTTCCGCGCCGATGCCACCTTCAAGGCGGCGGGCGAGGGCTCCTTCGGCCGGGCCGTCGAGGCGGTCCTCTCGGCCGGCCTGCGCGGCGTGCACGGCACCCTGGCGCAGCTGGGCGAGGTGGATCCCCAGTACACCCAGGCCCTCGAGATCGCGGCCGGCGCCAAGCTGCGCAACGTCGTGGTGGACGACGACAGCGTCGCCTCCCGAGGGATCGAGATCCTCAAGAGCAACCGGGCGGGCCGCGCCACCTTCCTGCCCCTCAACAAGCTCAATCCGCCCCGGCGCCTGGTGCCCACCGGCGAGCCCGGCTTCATCGGGTACGCGGTCAACCTGGTCAAGTTCGACGCCAAGTACGCCGCCGCCTTCCACTTCGCCTTCGGCGAGACCCTGGTGGTCCGCGACATGGCGAGCGCTCGTCCACACATCGGACGCTTCCGCATGGTCACCCTCGAAGGCGACCTGCTGGAGCGCTCGGGCGCCATGACCGGCGGCTCGGACGGCAAGGGCTCGGGCCTGCGCTTCACCGCGAGCCTCGCCAAGGACCTCGAAGAGGCCAAGCGCGCCTTCGATGCGGCCGTCTCCAAGCTCGCCCACCAGAAGGCCGTCATGGAGGCCATCGCCCAGGACGCCGAGAAGGCCAAAGAGCAGCAGCGCCACTGGCAGGACCAGATCCGCGGCAAGCAGTTCGAGCTCCAGGACCGCACCCGCCGGCTCCAGACCCTGCGCGACCAGATCCTCGCCCTCGAAAGCCAGATCACCATCGAGGAATCCGAGTCCGAGGGCATCGAGGAGCGCCTCGAAAAGCTCCAGGAACAGTTGTTCGTCATCGAGGACCGGCAGAACCAGCTGGAGCTCGAGATCTCGGACATCGACGAGCTGCTCGACAACGAGCGGGTCGCCGAGCTCTCGAGCCTGGTCAACAGCCACGACTTCAACGTCAAGCGGCTGGAAGGCCTGATCAACAACTGCGAGCACGAACTCAAGGGCATCCAGCTCGAGGTCACGAGCAGCACCGAGGCGATCCAGCAAGTCCAGGCCGAGGTGGACCGCCGCAAGGAAGAGTTCGTCACCATCGACCAGAAGATCGCGAACAGCGAGGAGACCCTCAAGGCCTGCCAGGACAAGCTCAGCGCCCTGGAGCGCCAGCGCGACGCCCTGCGCGATCGCATCGGCAGCCTCCAGCTCGAGCGCGAGCGCAAGGCCGAAGAGGTCCGCGTCGCCGAGCGCAAGGTCAGCGATCGCGAGCGCGAGCTGGAGCGCCTTCTCGAAGGGGTGGCGGCCACCCGCGAGCAGATCGCGACCCTCCAGCCCCAGCTCCAGGCCATGGAGGACGACCTCTGGCTCAACGGCATCGAGCCGCCCAAGGAGCCGCCCGCCGAGCAGTCCACCGAAGAGCTCAAGCGCCAGATCGTCCGCCTCGAAGGCCGCATGCGCGACATGGAGCCCGTCAACATGCTCGCCATCGAGTCCTTCGACCGCGAGGCCGCGCGCCAGGCCGACCTCCAGGAGAAGGTCGCCAAGCTCCGCGAGGAGCGCCTGACCATCCTCACCCGCATCGAAGAGATCGCCGCCCAGAAGAAGGCCAGCTTCATGAAGGCCTACGACCAGATGGCGACCAACTTCTCCGAGATCTTCGCCGAGCTCGCCGCGGGCACGGGCCACCTGCACCTCGAAAACCCGGAGGACCCCTTCGACGGGGGCCTCATCATCCGCGCGCAGCCCAAGGACAAGAAGATGCAGCGCCTGGAGGCCATGAGCGGCGGCGAGAAGTCGCTGACGGCCCTCGCCTTCCTCTTCTCGTTCCAGCGCTACATGCCCGCCCCCTTCTACGCCTTCGACGAGGTGGACGCGGCCCTGGACGGGGTCAACGCCGAGCGCCTCGCCATCATGATCCAGAAGCAGACGACGCACGCCCAGTGCATCGTCATCTCGCACCGGCGCCCCATGCTGGAGCGCTCGGACCAGACCATCGGCATCTCGGCGCGTACCGACGGCGCCACGCGCGTCCTGGGGGTCAAATGGAGCTAG
- a CDS encoding late competence development ComFB family protein, whose amino-acid sequence MLRNLMEDQVEAVLSELLLRSPSACACDRCRIDMMAFALNNLPPRYVVDESGALGGYLEATTASLRADVEYCVSWAIQMISARPRHARARGVLKVLGD is encoded by the coding sequence ATGTTACGCAACCTCATGGAAGACCAGGTCGAAGCCGTCCTGAGCGAGCTGCTTCTTCGGTCACCGAGTGCCTGTGCTTGCGATCGCTGCCGCATCGACATGATGGCCTTCGCCCTCAACAATTTGCCCCCGCGCTACGTCGTGGACGAGTCGGGGGCCCTGGGGGGCTATCTCGAGGCCACCACGGCCTCCTTGCGAGCGGATGTGGAGTACTGCGTTTCCTGGGCGATCCAGATGATCAGCGCCCGTCCCCGTCATGCCCGCGCGCGCGGTGTGCTGAAAGTGCTCGGGGATTAG
- a CDS encoding alpha/beta hydrolase, with product MNAQTIEKGFNPYRWLATTLASTFHYDLDPTRRLVTPGPDDPHTTEHLVLTPGDCRIPGMVFRPKAASGQAVLFGHGTGADLLLPNYRLIETLLSRGITVMTFELDGHGDNPRPLGYPSCLGCVPCVLAHLRKLDGVDPDRIGYLGMSLGSVMGLNAAVEAPWLKAMVLMATPLRVDFSERSRLQEALGLLHPTVMPTLTEASVDHLLGVLMNPVRFSEEETYSLLDRECYESVGKLIEALDPLGKAAQLTPIPTRLIHGEWDNVVPMETAYQLLNALPGPADLVTIPRKNHLTLLFHQPTATAACEWFEEHL from the coding sequence ATGAACGCGCAGACGATCGAGAAGGGATTCAATCCTTATCGGTGGCTCGCCACGACGCTAGCTAGCACGTTCCACTACGACCTGGATCCCACACGCCGCCTCGTCACCCCAGGACCCGACGACCCTCACACCACCGAGCACCTCGTCCTCACGCCTGGCGACTGCCGAATCCCTGGCATGGTCTTCCGCCCCAAGGCGGCGAGCGGCCAGGCAGTCTTGTTCGGCCATGGGACGGGGGCGGATCTGCTGCTTCCCAACTATCGCCTGATCGAGACCCTGCTCTCGCGTGGCATCACCGTCATGACCTTCGAGCTGGACGGCCACGGCGACAACCCCAGGCCGCTCGGCTACCCCTCGTGTCTCGGCTGCGTCCCCTGCGTCCTCGCCCACCTTCGAAAGCTCGATGGGGTCGATCCCGACCGGATCGGCTACCTGGGCATGAGCCTGGGCAGCGTCATGGGGCTGAACGCGGCGGTCGAAGCCCCCTGGCTCAAGGCCATGGTCCTCATGGCCACCCCGCTGCGGGTCGACTTCTCCGAGCGATCGCGCCTCCAGGAGGCCCTGGGCCTGCTGCATCCGACCGTCATGCCGACGCTCACCGAGGCCTCGGTCGATCACCTGCTCGGCGTCCTGATGAACCCGGTGCGCTTCAGCGAGGAAGAGACGTATTCCCTGCTGGATCGAGAGTGCTACGAATCGGTAGGCAAGCTGATCGAGGCACTCGACCCGCTCGGCAAGGCCGCGCAGCTCACCCCCATCCCGACGCGCCTGATCCACGGCGAGTGGGACAACGTGGTGCCCATGGAGACCGCGTACCAGTTGCTCAACGCCCTGCCCGGGCCGGCGGACCTGGTCACCATCCCGCGCAAGAACCACCTGACCCTGCTCTTCCACCAGCCGACCGCAACCGCCGCCTGCGAGTGGTTCGAAGAGCACCTCTAA
- a CDS encoding bifunctional riboflavin kinase/FAD synthetase has protein sequence MTQSKGYSVETIFLHYPELALGRPATPSVVAIGMFDGIHQGHRAVIAQAKAIAAREGLPCVVFTFVGHPRAVLRPDYPVPLLTTWEEKQALLAELGVDLVIGAHFTPAFSAIDAREFIRRILAEQLAARHVVVGYNFAFGHQQSGNVDTLQALGPDHGFAVTVVPPCTDDGAPVSSSRIRKLLATGHVEEANRLLGRAYTLSGLVVKGDQRGRLLGFPTANVAADPQKLLPAYGVYAGHARWDGHSNPCVVNLGMRPTFDPPQLRIEAHLLDYAGDLYDRTMTLELTHRLRPEQAFKSIDALVAQIRADVARAGELLQGAGVPHS, from the coding sequence ATGACCCAATCCAAGGGATATTCCGTGGAAACCATCTTCCTTCACTACCCCGAGCTCGCGCTCGGACGCCCCGCCACCCCCTCGGTCGTCGCGATCGGGATGTTCGATGGGATCCATCAGGGGCACCGGGCCGTCATCGCCCAAGCCAAGGCGATCGCCGCGCGCGAGGGCCTGCCCTGCGTCGTCTTCACCTTCGTCGGCCACCCCCGCGCGGTGCTGCGCCCCGATTACCCGGTGCCGCTGCTCACGACCTGGGAAGAGAAGCAGGCCCTCCTGGCCGAGCTCGGCGTGGACCTCGTGATCGGCGCCCACTTCACCCCGGCCTTCTCGGCGATCGACGCCCGCGAGTTCATCCGCCGCATCCTGGCCGAGCAGCTCGCGGCGCGCCACGTGGTGGTCGGCTACAACTTCGCCTTCGGGCATCAGCAGTCGGGCAATGTCGATACCCTGCAGGCCCTCGGCCCCGACCACGGCTTCGCCGTGACGGTCGTGCCGCCCTGCACCGACGACGGCGCCCCCGTCTCCAGCTCGCGGATCCGCAAGCTGCTCGCCACTGGCCACGTGGAGGAGGCGAACCGGCTCTTGGGCCGCGCCTACACCCTCTCGGGCCTCGTGGTGAAGGGGGATCAGCGCGGGCGCCTCCTGGGCTTCCCGACCGCCAACGTGGCGGCCGATCCGCAGAAGCTTCTGCCCGCCTACGGCGTCTACGCGGGGCATGCCCGCTGGGACGGCCACTCGAACCCCTGCGTGGTCAACCTGGGGATGCGCCCCACCTTCGATCCGCCCCAGCTGCGCATCGAGGCGCACCTGCTCGACTACGCGGGCGACCTCTACGATCGGACCATGACCCTGGAGCTGACCCATCGGCTGCGCCCCGAGCAGGCTTTCAAGTCGATCGACGCGCTGGTTGCCCAGATCCGCGCGGACGTGGCCCGGGCGGGCGAGTTGCTCCAGGGAGCCGGAGTCCCGCATTCCTAA